Proteins co-encoded in one Dyella japonica A8 genomic window:
- a CDS encoding peptide-N4-asparagine amidase → MVPGGFVRHLAVCVLAATLVGGFSVRAAADPVVGSTNVATADPTVPRPPGQPCVVTLFTNVAFDDFGTRPYSYAPPTSCSGSWSKVVLEADFSVTAGRQYDRTATLWLGGVNLYFGTTQEPSKTVSPAWHVERDLTDYAALLRNAGQGQAIIGNLVNSTYTGVIHGSARLLFYPASAGARAAEAPDAVYPLGSDPVGSTVSLNTSSDKLSRTLTLPTNVERAYLDVFTQSQGGDEFWYTCVPDAYAAQVSECGGGNFREAEISIDGQPAGVAPVYPWIYTGGVDPYLWRPTPGVQTLNFMPYRVDLTPFAGQLSDGNPHEVAVQVAGANGYFSATAALLVYRDAHAKQVTGKITRNTLAGQAPTPTIGNTLVTASNGDIAGDITTKLDRHFVIEGYAMTSHGRITSSVTQNTGFDDTQTFTINSSTYRQLTSQRTWTDSKSESRLGNFPVAERQQHVSYPFTLDYNQQLASDGSTSAASTVHQGYRQRDELHLFGLLAYGANVDNTVDSQDTLVFDASGSLTSHSGQQSAQTFAFHDTRGSCYRAALTTQAGAVASYNAGQGCPDGTNRVSWFAHPDGSPSSSLLPGH, encoded by the coding sequence ATGGTGCCTGGGGGTTTCGTCCGCCATCTGGCGGTGTGCGTGCTGGCGGCGACGCTGGTGGGCGGCTTTAGCGTGCGTGCTGCTGCCGATCCGGTGGTTGGCTCGACCAACGTGGCCACGGCCGATCCGACGGTGCCGCGCCCGCCGGGCCAGCCGTGCGTGGTGACCTTGTTCACCAATGTCGCCTTCGACGACTTTGGCACCCGGCCCTACAGTTATGCGCCGCCGACCTCATGCTCCGGGTCATGGTCCAAGGTGGTGCTGGAAGCGGATTTCTCCGTGACCGCGGGTCGCCAGTACGACCGCACCGCCACGTTGTGGCTGGGTGGCGTGAACCTCTATTTCGGCACCACGCAGGAGCCGTCGAAGACGGTGTCGCCCGCCTGGCACGTCGAGCGCGACCTTACCGATTACGCTGCGTTGCTGCGTAACGCGGGCCAGGGCCAGGCCATCATCGGCAACCTGGTCAACAGCACCTACACCGGCGTGATCCACGGCAGCGCGCGCCTGCTGTTCTACCCAGCCTCGGCGGGCGCCCGCGCTGCGGAAGCGCCGGACGCGGTCTATCCGCTGGGCAGCGACCCGGTGGGCAGCACGGTGTCCCTCAACACGTCGAGCGACAAGCTTTCGCGCACGCTCACCCTGCCGACCAACGTGGAACGCGCGTATCTGGACGTGTTCACCCAGAGCCAGGGCGGCGACGAGTTCTGGTACACCTGCGTGCCCGATGCCTACGCCGCACAGGTCAGCGAATGCGGCGGCGGCAACTTCCGCGAGGCAGAGATCAGCATCGACGGCCAGCCGGCCGGCGTGGCGCCGGTGTATCCGTGGATCTATACGGGTGGTGTCGATCCCTACCTGTGGCGGCCCACGCCCGGCGTGCAGACGCTCAACTTCATGCCGTACCGCGTCGACCTTACGCCGTTCGCCGGACAGCTCAGCGACGGCAACCCGCATGAAGTAGCGGTGCAGGTGGCCGGTGCGAACGGCTACTTCTCGGCCACCGCGGCGTTGCTGGTCTATCGCGATGCGCATGCCAAGCAGGTGACGGGCAAGATCACCCGCAACACGCTGGCTGGCCAGGCTCCGACGCCAACCATCGGCAACACGTTGGTGACGGCGAGCAATGGCGACATCGCCGGCGACATCACGACGAAGCTTGACCGCCACTTCGTGATCGAGGGGTACGCCATGACCTCGCACGGGCGCATCACCAGCTCGGTGACGCAGAACACCGGCTTCGACGACACGCAGACCTTTACCATCAACAGCAGCACCTACCGCCAGCTGACCTCGCAGCGCACCTGGACGGACAGCAAGAGCGAAAGCCGCCTGGGTAACTTCCCGGTGGCGGAGCGGCAACAGCACGTCAGCTATCCGTTCACGCTCGACTACAACCAGCAGCTGGCCAGTGACGGCAGCACCAGTGCGGCATCCACCGTGCACCAGGGCTATCGCCAGCGCGACGAGTTGCATCTGTTCGGCCTGCTTGCCTATGGCGCCAACGTCGACAACACCGTCGACTCGCAGGACACCCTGGTGTTCGATGCCAGCGGCAGCCTGACCAGCCACAGCGGGCAGCAGAGCGCGCAGACCTTCGCCTTCCACGACACGCGGGGCAGCTGCTATCGCGCCGCGCTGACCACGCAGGCGGGAGCGGTGGCGAGCTACAACGCGGGACAGGGTTGCCCGGATGGCACCAACCGCGTGTCCTGGTTCGCCCATCCCGATGGTTCGCCCAGCAGCAGCCTGTTGCCAGGACACTGA
- a CDS encoding energy transducer TonB codes for MPILVTLLAIAGGLIYRQIRRGSDADQPVQAVVAASGPVVRTTLGTDELLQHAREAMTAHRLLAPAGNNAFEFYLAVLQHSPGNRVAQDALREIFPFAANAAEQTIDAGDDAEAQRQIDLLTRADPGNYTLTLLRAKLQAQRTAAAQSVPPPAAHREPAAPSGKTPAPATPVAPAPSTVVVASAPMAPTRAANTLTPSEQAIAQLHVESTPVEAAPKSAVHVRAPSTMQADASSGSDPVLTHRVAPAYPPEAKRTRRQGWVDVAFTVQADGSVSGASVTDAEPKYVFDRAALSAVSRWQFNPSMQDGKPVAAQMRQRIEFHL; via the coding sequence TTGCCGATTCTCGTCACGCTCCTCGCGATCGCCGGTGGCCTCATCTACCGGCAGATCAGGCGTGGCAGTGACGCCGACCAGCCTGTGCAAGCAGTGGTCGCCGCATCCGGCCCGGTGGTGCGCACGACGCTGGGCACCGATGAACTGTTGCAGCATGCGCGCGAGGCGATGACGGCCCACCGCCTGCTCGCGCCCGCAGGCAACAACGCCTTCGAGTTCTACCTTGCCGTGCTCCAGCACAGCCCGGGCAACCGCGTGGCGCAGGATGCCCTGCGCGAAATTTTCCCGTTCGCCGCCAATGCGGCGGAACAGACCATCGACGCGGGCGACGACGCCGAAGCGCAGCGCCAGATCGACCTGCTGACACGCGCCGACCCCGGGAACTACACGCTTACCCTGCTGCGTGCGAAGTTGCAGGCCCAGCGCACGGCCGCGGCGCAGTCCGTGCCGCCGCCGGCGGCTCATCGCGAGCCGGCGGCGCCATCCGGCAAGACGCCGGCGCCGGCAACGCCCGTTGCTCCCGCACCATCGACGGTTGTCGTGGCGTCCGCGCCGATGGCACCCACGCGAGCCGCCAACACGCTGACGCCCTCGGAGCAGGCCATTGCCCAGCTGCATGTGGAATCGACGCCGGTGGAAGCCGCGCCGAAATCGGCGGTGCATGTGCGGGCGCCGTCGACGATGCAGGCTGATGCCAGCAGCGGCAGCGACCCGGTGTTGACGCATCGCGTCGCGCCGGCCTACCCGCCGGAAGCCAAGCGCACGCGCCGCCAGGGTTGGGTGGACGTCGCCTTCACCGTGCAGGCGGATGGCAGCGTCAGCGGCGCCTCGGTCACCGATGCCGAACCCAAGTATGTGTTTGATCGCGCGGCGCTCAGCGCGGTGTCGCGCTGGCAGTTCAATCCCAGCATGCAGGATGGCAAGCCGGTGGCGGCGCAGATGCGCCAGCGCATCGAATTCCATCTGTGA
- a CDS encoding gamma carbonic anhydrase family protein, giving the protein MDPIRKYKGIWPTLHQRVYVDVASTVIGAVELLDDVSVWPGAVLRGDVNFIRIGARTNIQDGAVVHVTHDGPYTPGGQPTIVGEGVTIGHGAVIHACTIEDYCLIGMHATVLDGAVVKKHGFVGAGSVIPPGKVVGEGELWLGNPAQKVRVLSDKQIEQLHYSADHYVRLKDEYLATR; this is encoded by the coding sequence ATGGATCCCATACGCAAATACAAGGGCATCTGGCCCACGCTGCACCAGCGCGTCTATGTCGACGTCGCTTCCACCGTCATCGGCGCGGTGGAGCTCCTCGACGATGTCTCCGTCTGGCCGGGCGCGGTGTTGCGCGGTGACGTGAACTTCATCCGCATCGGCGCGCGCACCAACATCCAGGACGGCGCGGTGGTGCATGTGACCCACGACGGCCCGTACACGCCGGGTGGCCAGCCGACCATCGTCGGCGAGGGCGTCACCATCGGCCATGGCGCGGTGATCCACGCCTGCACCATCGAGGACTATTGCCTCATCGGCATGCATGCCACGGTGCTCGACGGCGCGGTGGTGAAGAAGCACGGCTTCGTCGGCGCGGGCAGCGTGATCCCGCCGGGCAAGGTGGTGGGTGAAGGCGAGCTGTGGCTGGGCAATCCGGCGCAGAAGGTGCGCGTGCTGAGCGACAAGCAGATCGAGCAGCTGCACTACTCGGCCGATCACTATGTGCGCCTCAAGGACGAGTACCTCGCCACGCGATGA
- a CDS encoding patatin-like phospholipase family protein, translated as MSKPDFSALLRRSDVFGHLGDEALAALVPELQWFSLPGGRTLFKQGDPADALYFVVSGSLGVFAGPTEWVRLVAAGDSIGEIGLITGEARHHTARALRDSELLRLDLATYEALTQRHPQAMLGVARVAIGRLQERLRGDESPGIARTFALLPASPDVPARSLAMQLAMELEHWGSCAVIDAEHGAGRGSDWFAEREAQARFVIYLDSTGDSLWRERCLRQADVLLLPALAAQQPRPWPEAMPMHPSRAGHRPRHLILLHPGRQPALGAAKRWRAEFSGELHHHHVGGRADIARLARVISGNARGLVLAGGGARGVAHLGALRALHEAGHTFDAVGGTSIGAIIGASVAAGWELDATIDTLRRAFVQGRPLSDWTVPIVALTRGKRAALMLRRAFGALDIEDLTLPFFCVSTCLSGDGMMVHRDGPLWLWLRASSAIPGVLPPVLHHGRVFVDGALVDNLPTDVMADDGLAHITAIDIRAEISLLTTAEEFATPPWWQLLLGRQNIQRPGLVSTLVRAAMVNSEGPSEHRRERADLLLTPPLEHIGMLDWKDWERAMEAGYLYTKSVLEKQG; from the coding sequence ATGTCCAAGCCCGATTTTTCCGCCCTGTTGCGTCGAAGCGACGTGTTCGGGCACCTCGGGGACGAGGCGCTGGCCGCACTGGTTCCTGAACTGCAATGGTTTTCCCTGCCCGGCGGCCGCACCCTGTTCAAGCAGGGCGACCCCGCGGATGCGCTGTACTTCGTCGTCAGCGGCAGTCTTGGCGTATTCGCGGGGCCCACCGAATGGGTGCGCCTGGTGGCGGCCGGGGACAGCATCGGCGAGATCGGCCTGATCACCGGCGAGGCGCGCCATCACACGGCACGGGCACTGCGCGACAGCGAACTGCTGCGCCTGGACCTGGCCACCTACGAGGCGCTGACCCAACGCCACCCGCAGGCCATGCTGGGGGTGGCCCGGGTCGCCATTGGCCGCCTGCAGGAGCGCCTGCGCGGCGACGAAAGCCCCGGCATTGCCCGCACGTTCGCCCTGCTGCCCGCCAGCCCCGACGTACCCGCCCGCTCGCTCGCCATGCAGCTGGCGATGGAACTGGAGCACTGGGGCAGCTGCGCCGTGATCGATGCGGAGCATGGTGCGGGACGCGGCAGCGACTGGTTTGCCGAGCGCGAGGCGCAGGCGCGCTTCGTGATCTACCTGGACAGCACCGGCGACAGTCTGTGGCGCGAGCGCTGCCTGCGGCAGGCGGATGTGCTGCTGTTGCCCGCGCTTGCCGCACAGCAGCCCCGGCCCTGGCCCGAGGCGATGCCGATGCACCCCTCGCGCGCCGGCCATCGCCCGCGCCACCTCATCCTGCTGCATCCAGGCCGCCAGCCGGCGCTGGGCGCGGCGAAACGCTGGCGGGCGGAGTTCAGCGGCGAACTGCACCACCATCACGTAGGCGGCCGTGCGGACATCGCGCGGCTAGCCCGCGTGATCAGTGGCAATGCACGTGGACTGGTGCTGGCCGGCGGCGGCGCCCGTGGCGTGGCCCATCTGGGCGCGCTGCGTGCACTGCACGAGGCCGGCCACACCTTCGACGCCGTGGGAGGCACCAGCATCGGCGCGATCATCGGCGCCAGCGTGGCGGCGGGCTGGGAACTGGATGCCACCATCGACACGCTTCGGCGGGCGTTCGTGCAAGGCCGCCCGCTATCGGACTGGACGGTACCCATCGTGGCGCTGACGCGAGGCAAGCGCGCGGCATTGATGCTGCGCCGCGCATTCGGCGCGCTGGATATCGAAGACCTGACGCTACCGTTCTTCTGCGTGTCCACCTGCCTGTCGGGCGACGGCATGATGGTCCATCGCGACGGCCCGCTGTGGTTGTGGCTGCGTGCTTCCAGCGCCATTCCCGGCGTGCTGCCGCCGGTGCTTCACCACGGCCGCGTATTCGTGGACGGCGCGCTGGTCGACAACCTGCCCACCGACGTGATGGCGGACGATGGCCTGGCGCACATCACCGCCATCGATATCCGCGCGGAAATCTCCCTGCTCACCACCGCCGAGGAGTTCGCCACGCCACCGTGGTGGCAGTTGCTGCTGGGGCGACAGAACATCCAGCGGCCCGGGCTGGTGTCCACCCTGGTACGCGCCGCCATGGTCAACAGCGAAGGCCCCAGCGAACACCGCCGCGAACGCGCCGACCTGCTGCTCACGCCGCCGCTGGAACACATCGGCATGCTCGACTGGAAGGATTGGGAGCGGGCGATGGAGGCGGGGTATCTGTACACCAAGAGCGTGCTGGAGAAACAGGGCTGA
- a CDS encoding M3 family metallopeptidase, producing MEPNNPLLADDTLPAFSQIRPEHVTPAIDTLLADYRAGIDALTQPGAPHDFASVMLTQERLDQQLARAWAPVGHLHAVADSEALREVYGPAEEKLTEHAIEVGQNRALYQAVQALADAPAFAGLSRPERALVEHALRDFRLSGVALEEPARTRYREIGVELSRLSTEFSNAVLDATDAWHEHITDERDLAGIPESGRAVLRQYAKEQKLDGYLVTLKQPSVQAVLTYADNRGLRERVYWAYQTRASDQGPQAGKYDNSERIERIMALRYEAARLLGFNNAAEESLATKMAGSPTEVMEFLHDLANRAKPVARRELNHLREFATTELKLDNLESWDVGYASEKLRQREYDLDEEQLKPYFPLPAVIEGLFGLTQRLYGITLSVRDDVDTWHPDVRYYDVRDADGRVFAGAYVDLYARTGKRGGAWMDVCRARFRDGDEEQLPVAFLTCNFAPPTEGRPALLTHDDVLTLFHEFGHGLHHLLTEIALPSIGGIDGVEWDAVELPSQFMENFGWNREALDLFAHHYETGERLPDELFQRMLAARHFHAGLFLVRQLEFGMFDFLLHLEYDPAQGARTMEVLEEVRHDVAVLHPPAWQRFPHAFSHIFAGGYAAGYYSYLWAELLSADAFGEFEAHGVIDRATGDRFRKEVLSVGASRPAIESFIAFRGRAPEPEALLKSHGLA from the coding sequence ATGGAACCGAACAATCCGCTGCTGGCCGACGACACGCTGCCGGCGTTTTCGCAGATCCGCCCCGAGCACGTCACCCCCGCCATCGACACCCTGCTGGCCGACTACCGCGCCGGCATCGACGCGTTGACCCAACCTGGCGCACCGCACGATTTCGCGAGCGTCATGCTCACCCAGGAACGGCTGGACCAGCAGCTGGCGCGTGCCTGGGCGCCGGTGGGCCACCTGCATGCGGTGGCGGACAGCGAAGCCTTGCGTGAGGTCTACGGCCCAGCGGAGGAAAAGCTCACCGAGCACGCCATTGAAGTCGGCCAGAACCGTGCGCTGTATCAGGCCGTGCAGGCCCTGGCCGACGCGCCGGCGTTTGCCGGCCTGTCGCGCCCCGAGCGCGCCCTGGTGGAACACGCGCTGCGCGACTTCCGCCTGTCCGGCGTCGCGCTGGAAGAACCGGCGCGCACCCGGTACCGCGAGATCGGCGTGGAACTGAGCCGCCTCTCCACCGAGTTTTCCAATGCCGTGCTCGATGCCACCGACGCCTGGCACGAGCACATCACCGATGAGCGCGACCTCGCCGGCATCCCCGAATCCGGCCGCGCCGTGCTGCGGCAGTACGCCAAGGAGCAGAAGCTCGATGGCTACCTGGTGACGCTCAAGCAGCCGAGTGTGCAGGCCGTGCTCACCTACGCCGACAACCGCGGCCTGCGCGAACGCGTGTACTGGGCTTACCAGACGCGCGCGTCCGACCAGGGCCCGCAGGCGGGCAAGTACGACAACAGCGAACGCATCGAACGCATCATGGCCCTGCGTTACGAAGCGGCGCGCCTGCTTGGCTTCAACAACGCGGCCGAGGAATCGCTGGCCACCAAGATGGCCGGCTCGCCCACCGAGGTGATGGAGTTCCTGCACGACCTCGCCAACCGCGCCAAGCCCGTGGCGCGCAGGGAACTCAATCATCTGCGCGAGTTCGCCACCACGGAGCTGAAGCTCGACAACCTCGAATCGTGGGACGTCGGCTACGCATCGGAGAAGCTGCGTCAGCGCGAGTACGACCTCGACGAAGAACAGCTCAAGCCGTACTTCCCGCTGCCGGCGGTGATCGAGGGCCTGTTCGGCCTTACCCAGCGTCTTTACGGCATCACGCTGAGCGTGCGCGATGACGTGGACACGTGGCATCCGGACGTGCGCTATTACGACGTGCGCGATGCCGATGGCCGCGTGTTCGCCGGCGCCTATGTGGACCTGTACGCGCGCACCGGCAAGCGTGGCGGCGCCTGGATGGACGTGTGCCGCGCCCGCTTCCGCGACGGCGACGAAGAACAACTGCCGGTGGCCTTCCTCACCTGCAACTTCGCGCCGCCCACCGAAGGCCGCCCCGCCCTGCTCACGCACGATGACGTGCTCACCCTCTTCCATGAATTCGGCCACGGCCTGCACCACCTGCTGACCGAGATCGCGCTGCCGTCCATCGGCGGTATCGACGGCGTGGAATGGGATGCGGTGGAACTGCCCAGCCAGTTCATGGAGAACTTCGGCTGGAACCGCGAAGCGCTCGACCTGTTCGCGCACCACTACGAAACCGGCGAGCGCCTGCCCGATGAGCTGTTCCAGCGCATGCTGGCGGCACGCCATTTCCACGCCGGCCTGTTCCTGGTGCGCCAGCTTGAATTTGGCATGTTCGACTTCCTGCTGCACCTGGAATACGACCCGGCCCAGGGCGCGCGCACCATGGAAGTGCTGGAAGAAGTGCGCCACGACGTGGCCGTGCTGCATCCGCCGGCCTGGCAGCGCTTCCCGCACGCGTTCTCGCACATCTTCGCGGGCGGTTATGCGGCGGGTTACTACAGCTACCTGTGGGCCGAACTGCTCAGCGCCGATGCCTTCGGCGAGTTCGAGGCGCATGGCGTGATCGACCGGGCCACCGGTGACCGCTTCCGCAAGGAAGTCCTTTCCGTCGGCGCCAGCCGCCCCGCCATTGAAAGCTTCATCGCCTTCCGTGGCCGCGCACCGGAGCCGGAGGCCTTGCTGAAGAGCCACGGCCTGGCCTGA
- the xth gene encoding exodeoxyribonuclease III, whose product MKIASWNVNSLKVRMPHLTQWLADARPDVVALQETKLEDAKFPVDELAAAGYRAVFSGQKTYNGVALLARADAHSEFEDVVTDIPNLDDPQRRILAATIGGVRVVDLYVVNGKAVGDEKYAYKLDWLAKMREFLAREHERHPNLVVLGDFNIAPDDRDVYDPVAWGEDILCSPPEREALKRITDLGLHDSFRLFEPAGEHYSWWDYRQGAFRRNMGLRIDLILIGDALKSAAKAATIDRTPRTWERPSDHTPVTVDLDI is encoded by the coding sequence ATGAAAATCGCCTCGTGGAACGTGAACTCGCTCAAGGTGCGCATGCCGCACCTCACGCAGTGGCTGGCCGACGCCCGACCGGACGTGGTGGCGCTGCAGGAAACCAAGCTGGAGGACGCCAAGTTCCCGGTCGATGAACTGGCGGCCGCCGGTTATCGGGCGGTGTTCTCCGGCCAGAAGACCTACAACGGTGTCGCCCTGCTGGCGCGCGCCGACGCGCATAGCGAATTCGAGGATGTCGTCACCGACATCCCGAACCTGGACGACCCGCAGCGACGCATTCTCGCCGCCACCATCGGCGGCGTGCGCGTGGTCGATCTTTACGTGGTCAATGGCAAGGCCGTGGGCGACGAGAAATACGCGTACAAGCTGGACTGGCTGGCGAAGATGCGCGAGTTCCTCGCACGCGAGCACGAACGCCATCCCAACCTCGTGGTGCTGGGCGATTTCAACATCGCGCCGGACGACCGCGACGTGTACGACCCGGTCGCCTGGGGCGAGGACATCCTGTGCTCGCCGCCGGAGCGCGAAGCGCTCAAGCGCATCACCGATCTTGGCCTGCACGACAGCTTCCGGCTGTTCGAACCGGCGGGTGAACACTACAGCTGGTGGGACTATCGCCAGGGTGCGTTCCGGCGCAACATGGGTTTGCGCATCGACCTGATCCTGATCGGCGATGCCCTGAAATCCGCCGCAAAAGCGGCCACCATCGACCGTACGCCACGCACGTGGGAACGTCCTTCCGATCACACGCCGGTAACGGTTGATCTGGATATCTAA
- a CDS encoding YecA family protein, protein MNTPKTEWPSSLGDDELEELDQYLRGHVGEGDLLLDGVHGLLSALAVGPMQVLPEEWLPEVLHEPFTDESEGNRVLALLAKLNDSISAELDVDAYEPILGEVDTETGPVLSAAGWCEGFSRGIDLRAGLWEKRLADDPQLMEMLGPVMALAVDEGILSADAEFEKLSDEEYDECLAQVPGVLNAVNHYWNEHPVTEVEIEAAVRPAEEKDLQATPPRQRSGHWVH, encoded by the coding sequence ATGAATACACCGAAGACCGAATGGCCCAGTTCGCTAGGCGACGACGAACTCGAGGAACTGGACCAATACCTGCGCGGCCACGTCGGCGAGGGCGACCTGCTGCTCGACGGGGTGCATGGGCTGCTTTCCGCACTCGCCGTGGGCCCCATGCAGGTGCTGCCCGAAGAATGGCTGCCGGAAGTGCTGCACGAACCCTTCACCGACGAATCCGAAGGCAATCGCGTGCTGGCGCTGCTGGCCAAGCTCAACGATTCGATCAGCGCCGAACTCGACGTCGACGCGTATGAGCCCATCCTGGGCGAGGTGGACACGGAAACCGGCCCGGTACTTTCCGCCGCCGGCTGGTGCGAGGGCTTCAGCCGCGGCATCGACCTGCGCGCGGGCCTGTGGGAAAAGCGTCTGGCGGACGACCCGCAGCTGATGGAAATGCTCGGGCCGGTGATGGCGCTGGCGGTGGACGAAGGCATCCTCAGCGCGGACGCGGAGTTCGAGAAGCTCAGCGACGAGGAATACGACGAATGCCTGGCGCAGGTGCCGGGCGTGCTCAATGCGGTGAACCATTACTGGAACGAACACCCGGTGACCGAGGTGGAGATCGAGGCCGCCGTGCGTCCGGCAGAGGAGAAGGATCTGCAGGCCACGCCGCCACGCCAACGCAGCGGGCATTGGGTGCATTGA
- a CDS encoding pirin family protein: MTERSILRRIRGVDTSDGAGVRLKRIIGQPGLDMLDPFLLLDEFRSDQAGDYIAGFPEHPHRGFETVTYMLAGHMKHRDNHGNSGDLVPGSVQWMTAGRGILHSEMPEQEDGLMWGFQLWVNLPSKEKLIAPRYQDIGPERIPVARPAEGVEVKVIAGEFDGVTGPVAEIVTQPIYLDIAVQPGATVTIPLPEGHAGFAYVFDGQEAEVAGEPLARSELAVLSRSGELRIAGRDTAARVLLVAGHPLNEPVTRYGPFVMNTPEEIHQAIADFRAGKF, translated from the coding sequence ATGACTGAGCGCAGCATTCTCCGCCGCATCCGCGGCGTCGATACGTCCGATGGTGCGGGCGTGCGGCTCAAGCGCATCATCGGCCAGCCTGGCCTGGACATGCTCGATCCGTTCCTTTTGCTGGACGAGTTCCGGTCCGACCAGGCGGGTGATTACATCGCGGGTTTCCCCGAGCATCCGCATCGCGGCTTCGAAACCGTGACCTACATGCTCGCGGGCCATATGAAGCACCGCGACAACCACGGCAACAGCGGCGACCTGGTGCCGGGCAGCGTGCAGTGGATGACTGCCGGCCGCGGCATCCTGCATTCGGAAATGCCCGAGCAGGAAGACGGCCTGATGTGGGGTTTCCAGCTGTGGGTGAACCTGCCGTCCAAGGAAAAGTTGATCGCGCCGCGCTACCAGGACATCGGTCCGGAACGCATTCCGGTCGCGCGTCCGGCGGAAGGCGTGGAAGTGAAGGTGATTGCCGGTGAATTCGATGGCGTGACCGGCCCCGTGGCGGAAATCGTCACCCAGCCGATCTATCTCGACATTGCCGTGCAGCCCGGCGCAACGGTGACGATTCCGCTGCCCGAAGGCCACGCTGGCTTCGCCTACGTATTCGATGGCCAGGAGGCCGAGGTCGCGGGTGAGCCCCTGGCCCGCAGCGAGCTGGCGGTGCTCTCGCGCAGCGGCGAGCTGCGCATTGCCGGCCGCGACACAGCGGCGCGCGTGCTGCTGGTCGCCGGTCATCCGCTCAACGAGCCGGTGACCCGCTATGGACCGTTCGTGATGAACACGCCGGAAGAGATCCATCAGGCCATCGCCGACTTCCGCGCCGGCAAGTTCTGA
- a CDS encoding SPFH domain-containing protein: MNALITLVVLALIATFATAIKRVPADQVHSLYRRGRPFRLLQPGTHMALPLIDRVEHRINLSGQVLRFEELLPNAHDVRGTVYWQVLEPERADAVIDQADQLIRGGALAALRDEPEAFNADRRDLGSRLKQSMNGALRERGMMVTRVELEFA, encoded by the coding sequence ATGAATGCCCTGATTACTCTCGTTGTCCTGGCGCTGATCGCGACGTTCGCTACCGCGATCAAGCGTGTGCCGGCCGACCAGGTGCATAGCCTCTACCGCAGGGGCAGGCCGTTCCGCCTGTTGCAGCCGGGTACCCATATGGCCCTCCCGCTGATCGACCGTGTGGAGCACCGCATCAACCTCAGCGGCCAGGTGCTGCGCTTCGAGGAACTGCTGCCCAACGCCCACGATGTGCGCGGCACGGTGTATTGGCAGGTGCTGGAGCCCGAGCGTGCCGATGCGGTGATCGACCAGGCCGACCAGCTGATCCGCGGCGGTGCCCTGGCGGCCCTGCGCGATGAGCCGGAGGCGTTCAATGCCGATCGTCGCGACCTCGGCTCGCGTCTGAAGCAGAGCATGAATGGCGCCCTGCGCGAGCGCGGCATGATGGTGACGCGGGTGGAACTGGAATTTGCCTGA
- the rsmG gene encoding 16S rRNA (guanine(527)-N(7))-methyltransferase RsmG: MSSRHDLQTRLERGIAALGVSLPAGAVERLLDYRALLARWNATYNLTAIRDPGEMVSRHLIDSLAILPYVQGQTLADLGTGPGLPGIPLAIAAPERQVLLVDSNGKKVRFLREAIRSLKLENVRAVQSRVEEVEGQFDCVTARAFASLEDMLAWGGHLLTKDGIWLAMKGKHPDEELPGVPVGFEVRAIHTLAVPDVGGERHLVVLGRTAA; the protein is encoded by the coding sequence ATGAGCTCCCGACACGACCTGCAAACCCGGCTGGAACGCGGCATCGCCGCGCTTGGCGTGTCGTTGCCGGCCGGCGCGGTGGAGCGGCTGCTGGACTACCGGGCGCTGCTGGCGCGCTGGAACGCCACCTACAACCTCACGGCGATCCGCGACCCGGGCGAGATGGTGAGCCGCCATCTGATCGACTCGCTGGCCATCCTGCCGTACGTGCAAGGCCAGACGCTGGCGGACCTCGGCACCGGACCGGGGCTGCCGGGCATCCCGCTGGCCATCGCCGCGCCCGAGCGCCAGGTGCTGCTGGTTGATTCCAATGGCAAGAAGGTCCGCTTCCTGCGCGAAGCCATCCGCTCACTCAAGCTTGAGAACGTTCGCGCCGTGCAGTCGCGCGTGGAAGAGGTGGAAGGCCAGTTCGACTGCGTCACCGCCCGCGCCTTTGCCAGTCTTGAAGACATGTTGGCCTGGGGTGGTCACCTTTTGACCAAGGACGGCATCTGGCTCGCCATGAAGGGCAAGCATCCGGACGAGGAATTGCCCGGCGTGCCGGTCGGTTTCGAGGTGCGCGCCATCCATACGCTGGCCGTGCCCGACGTGGGCGGCGAGCGCCATCTCGTCGTGTTGGGCCGGACAGCCGCTTGA